A region from the Streptomyces tsukubensis genome encodes:
- a CDS encoding methyltransferase encodes MSHTTKEAETMTFEESPETVAQALQHALLGDDLPDSFTLLGREWDLHRGVFPGTLSAATEVMASTVPYPKGGSFLEVGCGTGVISVTAALHGCASVTALDINDKAVANTIANAERHGVADRVRVLHSDMYTALGPGDRFDTIFWNVPWTYVEDDFSLSTDLHTAVFDPGYQGQARYITGAPEHLADGGRLLLGTADLGDRERLDALADGAGMRCELLHRVRRIEEVRVMEYHILELHPK; translated from the coding sequence ATGAGCCACACCACGAAAGAGGCGGAGACCATGACCTTCGAGGAGTCCCCCGAGACCGTGGCGCAAGCCCTGCAGCACGCCCTTCTGGGCGACGACCTGCCGGACTCCTTCACCCTGCTCGGACGGGAATGGGACCTGCACCGGGGCGTCTTCCCCGGCACCCTGAGCGCCGCCACGGAGGTCATGGCCTCCACCGTCCCCTATCCGAAGGGCGGCTCGTTCCTGGAGGTCGGCTGCGGTACGGGCGTCATCTCCGTGACCGCCGCGCTCCACGGCTGCGCCTCCGTGACCGCACTGGACATCAACGACAAGGCCGTGGCCAACACGATCGCCAACGCCGAGCGGCACGGTGTCGCCGACCGGGTACGCGTCCTCCACAGCGATATGTACACGGCGCTCGGTCCCGGCGACCGCTTCGACACCATCTTCTGGAACGTGCCCTGGACCTATGTGGAGGACGACTTCTCCCTCTCCACCGATCTGCACACCGCCGTCTTCGACCCCGGCTACCAGGGCCAGGCCAGATACATCACCGGCGCCCCCGAGCATCTGGCCGACGGCGGCAGACTCCTGCTGGGCACGGCCGACCTCGGGGACCGCGAACGGCTCGACGCCCTCGCCGACGGAGCCGGAATGCGGTGCGAACTGCTGCACCGTGTGCGCCGGATCGAAGAGGTACGCGTCATGGAGTACCACATCCTCGAACTGCACCCGAAGTGA
- a CDS encoding Gfo/Idh/MocA family protein, which yields MIGFAGHQGKEYLPLLRETADVVGGVDPAPTAPAVAAAWGFPHYRTLGEALEKADFDAALVTVPHSEHFPVCTKLLTHGIHVIKEKPFAVTEQEARQLIHLAQRADRSVFTLLQRNFNPVFRFARENLARIGEPYWFSYDYHFNLARPTAGWRASREQAMGGVLLDMGYHLMDVLSGMFPEPARVHSAFVHHYQEMRDRRLEDLVSLMCSYPSTGLVGSLRISRHHYEKTEHLCVLGTEGALNVAPGAAVLHSVGGPPLERHTWEGPKTDTVRSMITHHLGHLDDRAYRQDHFRRQLAVVRTIDRIYRDRSRERNELADRCA from the coding sequence GTGATCGGATTTGCCGGACATCAAGGGAAGGAGTATCTCCCGCTCCTTCGGGAGACCGCGGACGTCGTCGGCGGAGTCGACCCCGCCCCGACGGCCCCCGCAGTCGCCGCCGCATGGGGATTCCCCCATTATCGGACCCTCGGTGAGGCGCTCGAAAAGGCCGACTTCGACGCCGCATTGGTCACTGTGCCGCACAGCGAACACTTCCCTGTCTGTACGAAACTCCTGACGCACGGCATACATGTCATCAAGGAGAAGCCGTTCGCCGTCACGGAACAGGAAGCCCGGCAGCTGATACACCTGGCGCAACGGGCCGACCGCAGCGTCTTCACCCTGCTGCAACGGAACTTCAACCCGGTGTTCCGGTTCGCCCGGGAGAACCTCGCCCGGATCGGGGAGCCCTACTGGTTCTCCTACGACTACCACTTCAACCTGGCCCGCCCGACCGCGGGCTGGCGCGCCTCCAGAGAACAGGCCATGGGCGGTGTCCTCCTCGACATGGGCTACCACCTCATGGACGTGCTGAGCGGAATGTTCCCCGAACCCGCCCGCGTGCACTCCGCCTTCGTGCACCACTACCAGGAGATGCGGGATCGCCGGCTGGAGGATCTCGTCAGCCTCATGTGCAGCTACCCCTCCACGGGACTGGTGGGCTCACTGCGCATTTCACGCCACCACTACGAGAAGACCGAGCACCTCTGCGTACTCGGTACGGAGGGTGCGCTGAACGTCGCCCCCGGGGCCGCGGTCCTGCACTCCGTCGGCGGCCCGCCGCTGGAGCGCCACACCTGGGAAGGCCCCAAGACCGACACCGTACGTTCCATGATCACCCACCATCTGGGGCATCTGGACGACCGCGCCTACCGCCAGGACCACTTCCGGCGCCAACTCGCCGTCGTACGCACTATCGACCGGATCTACCGGGACCGGTCACGCGAGCGGAACGAACTCGCAGACCGCTGCGCCTGA
- a CDS encoding DUF6603 domain-containing protein — translation MDLDALEAHLTSLGESPVLRTTDTVLPPQLTDMLGTFPDGVCRGTAGSQVPRTDPGHTTLTFGLSCASTVWPVGGRVTLAVTGVTVTVAADGSVALVLSGAFDSVAVVCTVAEGEDGRLTAAVRPRQRGAFADALDELGERLSDASVWESARQGLRALDFAARDVAGFDFRLAPKDGAVPAGREVTSMAVVAALDIKALALEISVWLPDLRVTGRLRDGEPLGVRTLLESFGLPVGEVPAAPAVSELSFTASLGRAFLVRMKATGDWGIGPFALTALSVALYYDPARKFVARIGGTVSIGHSIDIELSASQTGGAQGGWAFSGGLAAGEIGVGEVIDALRLPDVPGPLRSLELTALRLSHTTGTKVFDFLCRGRIAIADGITASLALTVTRDDAAIHYGGRLAVGDLSFDVVFDEERTGTGLLVATFHSADGDARVALRDLVAHFSADLASDVPESLRIGLQEAKFVRVAPANGPAVFCVGVDLSASVDLSGLPLVGGFLAGAGGELAVDNLQVLYASGVFDTAAAGAANALLAQAGVVELPGGGLKAGPAALADLRIGTERTPVALGLPAGPAASGRSAPTAPDTPAASSTPATPGTPASSGVWFDVQKQLGVLQINRIGVMYQHNVLLFGLDAGVQLGPLALSLDGLAVGSSLERFAPVFRLDGLGVGYVSPPVEIAGALLHLPDDRLEKGVAFQFDGTATIAVPDFSLAAVGSYAQLTSGQPSLFVFAQLEAPLVAAPPILVTGLMAGFGFNRELVLPSAREVSGFPLLVLNKQGPDADPRPSAVLDVLEGRRAAVPGGPLREWIAPRQGSYWLALGVEFTVAEVVNAKVLLAAEFGRETALAVLGIATLQLPMPAESATRTYVYAELGLEAVVRPLTGSFELAAQLAPVSYVLTPACHLTGGFAASVWFGDHPNAGQFVVTLGGYHPSFRRPADYPDVPRLGIDWAVSDNLTITAQTYLAVTPSCAMAGGRLSIVFHAGDFRAWFTAQADVLLSWRPFFFTARVSVSIGASYQVNIGILHKTISVTVGADLELWGPPTGGSVTAHFLTFSKTISFGPGPSGADTEPLGWDEFADMLPEPADVVSIAPVNGVDNTTPDTAATTDTAGEPGSSGKVWYARARDLRFFTQSAVPASHLRLGDAPLSPPGPEDGPAVDIRPMDHTGLVGEHRLELYYEGAPAALDGWTATARTHNVPAALWGAPPSPFSHTPDAPGAEVLPGRPVGYDLRAPRPVLAASRGVFPLGEYTEDEIPPGLAPLPSSPVPDRGHLCVPDDSSVDRIGGIDRGTARTGRDQLCAALTDAGLFSGPADTLAGLAAGAAHLYSRAPLVRNPPRD, via the coding sequence ATGGATCTCGATGCCCTGGAAGCGCACCTGACGAGCCTGGGGGAGTCTCCCGTACTGCGCACCACGGACACCGTGCTGCCCCCGCAACTCACCGACATGCTGGGCACCTTCCCGGACGGTGTCTGCCGGGGCACGGCCGGTTCGCAGGTGCCGCGGACCGACCCGGGGCACACCACGCTGACCTTCGGCCTGAGCTGCGCGTCCACCGTCTGGCCCGTCGGCGGGCGGGTGACGCTCGCGGTGACCGGCGTGACGGTGACCGTGGCGGCGGACGGCTCCGTCGCCCTGGTGCTCAGCGGGGCGTTCGACTCCGTCGCGGTGGTGTGCACCGTGGCCGAGGGAGAGGACGGTCGCCTCACCGCCGCCGTACGCCCACGGCAGCGGGGGGCCTTCGCGGACGCGCTGGACGAACTGGGGGAAAGGCTCAGCGACGCGTCGGTGTGGGAGAGCGCCCGGCAGGGGCTGCGCGCGCTCGACTTCGCCGCCCGCGACGTCGCCGGATTCGACTTCCGGCTGGCCCCGAAGGACGGTGCCGTACCGGCCGGCCGCGAAGTGACGTCCATGGCGGTCGTCGCCGCGCTCGACATCAAGGCCCTCGCGCTGGAGATCTCGGTGTGGCTGCCCGATCTGCGGGTCACCGGCCGGCTGCGGGACGGCGAGCCGCTCGGCGTCCGGACCCTGCTGGAGTCGTTCGGGCTGCCCGTGGGCGAGGTGCCCGCGGCCCCGGCCGTCAGCGAACTGTCGTTCACCGCGAGTCTCGGCAGGGCGTTCCTGGTCCGGATGAAGGCCACCGGTGACTGGGGCATCGGCCCGTTCGCGCTCACCGCCCTCTCCGTGGCCCTGTACTACGATCCCGCCCGCAAGTTCGTCGCCCGGATCGGCGGCACGGTGTCGATCGGCCACTCCATCGACATCGAACTGTCCGCCTCGCAGACCGGCGGCGCGCAGGGCGGCTGGGCCTTCAGCGGCGGGCTCGCGGCCGGGGAGATCGGCGTGGGCGAGGTGATCGACGCCCTGCGGCTGCCCGATGTCCCCGGCCCCCTCCGCTCTCTGGAACTCACCGCACTCCGGCTCTCCCACACCACCGGCACCAAGGTCTTCGACTTCCTCTGCCGGGGGCGGATCGCGATCGCGGACGGGATCACCGCCTCCCTCGCGCTGACCGTCACCCGGGACGACGCCGCGATCCACTACGGCGGCCGGCTGGCCGTCGGCGACCTCTCCTTCGACGTCGTCTTCGACGAGGAGAGGACCGGCACCGGTCTCCTCGTCGCCACCTTTCACTCCGCCGACGGCGACGCCCGGGTCGCGCTGCGGGACCTGGTCGCGCATTTCTCCGCCGACCTCGCCTCCGATGTCCCGGAGAGCCTGCGCATCGGGCTCCAGGAGGCCAAGTTCGTACGGGTCGCACCGGCGAACGGCCCGGCCGTGTTCTGCGTCGGGGTCGATCTGTCGGCGTCGGTCGATCTGAGCGGGCTTCCGCTCGTCGGCGGATTCCTCGCCGGGGCGGGCGGCGAACTCGCCGTCGACAACCTCCAGGTCCTCTACGCGTCCGGGGTGTTCGACACCGCCGCGGCCGGAGCCGCCAATGCGCTGCTCGCGCAGGCCGGGGTGGTGGAGTTACCCGGGGGCGGGCTGAAGGCCGGACCGGCCGCCCTGGCCGACCTCCGCATCGGCACGGAGCGGACACCCGTCGCCCTCGGTCTGCCCGCAGGCCCGGCCGCCTCCGGCCGCTCCGCGCCCACCGCGCCGGATACGCCCGCCGCCTCCAGCACGCCCGCCACGCCGGGCACCCCGGCCTCCAGCGGTGTCTGGTTCGACGTCCAGAAGCAGCTCGGGGTCCTCCAGATCAACCGCATCGGGGTGATGTACCAGCACAATGTGCTGCTCTTCGGCCTCGACGCCGGGGTGCAGCTCGGACCGCTGGCGCTCTCGCTGGACGGGCTTGCCGTCGGCTCGTCGCTGGAACGATTCGCCCCCGTCTTCCGTCTCGACGGCCTCGGCGTCGGCTATGTCTCTCCTCCGGTCGAGATCGCAGGCGCGCTGCTGCACCTCCCCGACGACCGGCTGGAGAAGGGAGTGGCGTTCCAGTTCGACGGCACCGCGACCATCGCCGTACCGGACTTCTCCCTGGCGGCCGTCGGCTCGTACGCCCAGCTGACCTCCGGACAGCCGTCGCTGTTCGTCTTCGCCCAGCTCGAAGCGCCCCTGGTGGCGGCGCCGCCGATCCTGGTCACCGGTCTGATGGCCGGGTTCGGCTTCAACCGGGAACTCGTCCTGCCGAGCGCCCGGGAGGTGTCCGGCTTCCCGCTGCTGGTGCTGAACAAGCAGGGACCGGACGCCGATCCCCGGCCGTCCGCCGTCCTCGACGTTCTGGAGGGGCGCCGGGCCGCGGTGCCCGGAGGACCGCTGCGGGAGTGGATCGCCCCGCGCCAGGGCTCGTACTGGCTGGCCCTGGGCGTCGAGTTCACCGTCGCCGAGGTGGTGAACGCCAAGGTGCTGCTGGCCGCCGAGTTCGGGCGGGAGACGGCGCTCGCCGTGCTGGGGATCGCGACCCTCCAGCTGCCGATGCCCGCCGAGTCCGCCACCCGTACGTACGTCTACGCCGAGCTGGGGCTCGAAGCGGTCGTCCGGCCCCTCACCGGGAGCTTCGAACTGGCCGCACAGCTGGCCCCGGTGTCGTACGTCCTGACTCCCGCCTGCCATCTCACCGGCGGTTTCGCCGCCTCGGTCTGGTTCGGCGACCATCCGAACGCGGGACAGTTCGTGGTCACCCTCGGCGGCTACCATCCGTCGTTCCGGCGCCCCGCCGACTACCCCGACGTACCGCGCCTCGGCATCGACTGGGCCGTCAGCGACAACCTGACGATCACCGCACAGACGTATCTCGCCGTGACCCCGTCGTGCGCGATGGCCGGAGGACGGCTGAGCATCGTCTTCCACGCGGGGGACTTCCGGGCGTGGTTCACCGCGCAGGCGGATGTCCTGCTGTCCTGGCGGCCCTTCTTCTTCACCGCCCGGGTCTCGGTGAGCATCGGCGCCTCCTACCAGGTCAACATCGGGATCCTGCACAAGACCATCAGCGTGACCGTCGGCGCCGATCTGGAGCTGTGGGGGCCGCCGACCGGCGGTTCGGTGACCGCGCACTTCCTGACCTTCTCCAAGACGATCAGCTTCGGCCCCGGGCCCTCCGGAGCGGACACCGAGCCGCTCGGCTGGGACGAGTTCGCGGACATGCTGCCGGAACCGGCGGACGTCGTCAGCATCGCCCCGGTGAACGGCGTGGACAACACCACCCCGGACACCGCTGCCACCACAGACACCGCCGGGGAGCCCGGCAGCAGCGGTAAGGTCTGGTACGCCCGCGCCCGTGACCTGCGGTTCTTCACCCAGTCCGCGGTGCCCGCCAGCCATCTCCGCCTGGGCGACGCCCCACTGTCGCCGCCCGGCCCCGAGGACGGGCCCGCGGTCGACATCAGGCCCATGGACCACACCGGCCTGGTCGGGGAGCACCGTCTGGAGCTGTACTACGAGGGCGCGCCTGCGGCACTGGACGGCTGGACGGCGACCGCCCGCACCCACAACGTTCCCGCCGCCCTGTGGGGTGCCCCGCCGAGTCCTTTCAGCCACACCCCGGACGCGCCCGGCGCCGAGGTGCTCCCCGGCCGGCCCGTCGGCTACGACCTCCGGGCGCCCCGGCCCGTACTGGCCGCCTCGCGCGGGGTCTTCCCGCTCGGCGAGTACACCGAGGACGAGATCCCGCCCGGCCTCGCCCCGCTGCCCTCGTCGCCCGTTCCCGACCGCGGCCACCTCTGCGTACCCGACGACTCCTCCGTGGACCGGATCGGGGGCATCGACCGGGGTACGGCCCGCACCGGGCGCGATCAGCTGTGCGCGGCGCTCACCGACGCCGGTCTGTTCAGCGGCCCGGCGGACACGCTGGCCGGGCTGGCCGCGGGGGCCGCCCACCTCTACAGCCGGGCCCCGCTGGTCCGGAACCCGCCCCGGGACTGA
- a CDS encoding DegT/DnrJ/EryC1/StrS aminotransferase family protein, giving the protein MATAERLALLGGAPAVDQPLPHEIWPPPADEAELAEIAGQRNTDISIKGNSGPIGRLETDFLAFLDGGARYAVTFNSGTSALLAAYFALGVRDGVDVVGPALTYHAALSPVFALRGDVVLADIDPDTRGLDPKALQAALTERTKVITVVHQWGHPCDMDAISRIAERHGLRVLEDCSHAHGSRYKGKPVGTFGDAAVFSLQANKAVYAGEGGILVTSDPQVHDRATLLGHYRDRSRDTVLDEDLRAHWVTGFGLKLRMSPFNAIVARHALAAFPARKEARHRCLRHFGDQLGDVPYLEPVQVAAHVDMGAWYGYKPLYRPEALGGVPRSVLVEALRAEGLEVGAPSGPRLSTLPLYARPENPLFPGVPKRGTAPESGSHAAYVEQHALSLPTFTDWPKDRALIDQYAEAFRKIGRHREALVRYAAGPSR; this is encoded by the coding sequence ATGGCGACCGCCGAACGACTCGCCCTCCTCGGGGGCGCACCCGCCGTCGACCAGCCACTGCCGCACGAGATCTGGCCGCCCCCCGCCGACGAAGCGGAACTGGCCGAAATCGCCGGACAGCGGAACACCGACATCTCCATCAAGGGCAACAGCGGCCCCATCGGACGGCTGGAGACCGACTTCCTCGCCTTCCTCGACGGCGGAGCACGCTACGCCGTCACCTTCAACTCCGGTACCAGCGCCCTCCTCGCCGCCTACTTCGCACTCGGCGTACGCGACGGCGTGGACGTCGTCGGACCGGCGCTCACCTACCACGCGGCGCTGAGCCCCGTCTTCGCGCTCCGCGGTGACGTGGTCCTGGCCGATATCGACCCCGACACCCGGGGACTGGACCCCAAGGCCCTTCAAGCCGCGCTCACCGAACGCACCAAGGTCATCACCGTCGTCCACCAGTGGGGCCACCCCTGCGACATGGACGCGATCTCGCGGATCGCCGAACGGCACGGGCTGCGCGTTCTGGAGGACTGCTCCCACGCCCACGGCAGCCGCTACAAGGGCAAACCGGTCGGCACCTTCGGCGACGCCGCCGTCTTCTCCCTCCAGGCCAACAAGGCCGTCTACGCGGGGGAGGGCGGCATCCTCGTCACGAGCGACCCCCAGGTGCACGACCGCGCCACACTCCTCGGGCACTACCGGGACCGCTCCCGGGACACCGTCCTCGACGAGGACCTGCGCGCGCACTGGGTCACCGGCTTCGGCCTCAAACTCCGGATGTCGCCGTTCAACGCCATCGTCGCCCGGCACGCGCTCGCGGCCTTCCCGGCCCGCAAGGAGGCCCGGCACCGCTGTCTGCGCCACTTCGGGGACCAACTCGGTGACGTGCCCTATCTGGAGCCGGTGCAGGTCGCGGCCCATGTCGACATGGGCGCCTGGTACGGCTACAAGCCGCTCTACCGCCCCGAGGCACTGGGCGGCGTCCCCCGCTCCGTACTCGTCGAGGCGCTGCGCGCCGAAGGCCTGGAGGTGGGCGCCCCCTCCGGCCCCCGGCTGTCGACCCTGCCGCTCTACGCCCGCCCGGAGAACCCCCTCTTCCCCGGAGTGCCGAAGCGGGGCACCGCACCGGAGTCCGGCTCGCACGCCGCGTACGTCGAACAGCACGCGCTGTCGCTGCCCACCTTCACCGACTGGCCGAAGGACAGGGCCCTCATCGACCAGTACGCCGAGGCCTTCCGCAAGATCGGCCGCCACCGCGAAGCGCTCGTACGCTACGCGGCCGGCCCGTCCCGATGA
- a CDS encoding carbamoyltransferase C-terminal domain-containing protein, whose protein sequence is MLILSLKEGHDGAIAAVDDGRLLFSLEAEKDSFIRYSGLTAEVFAVAAERLDRQPDVIAMSGWIKGTQATDQPARAGYYGVGGSAISDEAGRFFGKNVRVFSSTHERSHIMTSYGMSAFRRDQPFYSLVWEGNIGSFYRIDEHGEVTHLKEVLNHPGNKYSYGFALADPGYSPHEEFVRFQDAGKQMALAGFAGRGPATPEEQKAVDFILGQRTVITGGLKNRMTDSPFHNIGVESEAYKSLAARLSDAIFDRFHAYAREQLTEGLPLLISGGCGLNCEWNRRWRECGLFPAVFVPPCPNDSGSAIGTAIDAQHFYTGSADLDWDVYAGGAFVEDMEFDPQRYDVRPLAHGEVARYLRDGNIIGWAQGRWEIGPRALGNRSILAAPFTEETTVRLNRIKQRESYRPIAPICLEQDAGRWFGGGVPDPYMLYFSEVRSGDLRAVTHVDGTARTQTVDPAANPGVARLLTAFGELTGFSVLCNTSLNYSGRGFINRTSDLIAYGELHGLDGYVVNDTFVTLRR, encoded by the coding sequence ATGCTGATTCTCTCCCTCAAGGAAGGCCATGACGGGGCGATAGCGGCCGTCGACGACGGAAGGCTGCTGTTCTCCCTGGAAGCGGAGAAGGACTCGTTCATCCGCTACAGCGGCCTGACCGCCGAGGTGTTCGCCGTGGCGGCGGAGCGGCTGGACCGGCAACCCGACGTCATCGCGATGAGCGGCTGGATCAAGGGCACCCAGGCCACCGACCAACCCGCGCGCGCCGGGTACTACGGTGTGGGCGGTTCCGCGATCTCGGACGAGGCCGGCCGGTTCTTCGGGAAGAACGTGCGCGTCTTCTCCTCCACCCATGAGCGTTCCCACATCATGACGTCCTACGGAATGTCGGCATTCCGGCGGGACCAGCCCTTCTACAGCCTGGTGTGGGAGGGGAACATCGGCTCGTTCTACCGTATCGACGAGCACGGGGAGGTGACCCATCTCAAGGAGGTGCTCAACCACCCGGGCAACAAGTACTCCTACGGCTTCGCCCTCGCCGACCCCGGCTACAGTCCCCACGAGGAGTTCGTCCGCTTCCAGGACGCGGGCAAGCAGATGGCCCTGGCGGGCTTCGCCGGAAGGGGACCGGCGACCCCGGAGGAGCAGAAGGCCGTCGACTTCATCCTCGGCCAGAGAACGGTCATCACCGGCGGGCTGAAGAACCGGATGACCGATTCCCCGTTCCACAACATCGGCGTGGAATCGGAGGCGTACAAGAGTCTCGCCGCCCGTCTGTCGGACGCCATCTTCGACCGGTTCCACGCCTACGCCCGGGAGCAGCTGACGGAGGGCCTCCCGCTGCTGATCTCGGGAGGCTGCGGACTCAACTGCGAGTGGAACCGCCGCTGGCGGGAGTGCGGGCTCTTCCCCGCGGTGTTCGTCCCGCCGTGCCCCAACGACAGCGGCTCCGCGATCGGGACCGCCATCGACGCCCAGCACTTCTACACCGGATCGGCGGACCTGGACTGGGACGTCTACGCGGGCGGCGCATTCGTCGAGGACATGGAGTTCGACCCGCAGCGCTACGACGTCCGGCCGCTGGCCCACGGCGAGGTCGCCCGCTACCTCCGTGACGGGAACATCATCGGCTGGGCGCAGGGCCGCTGGGAGATCGGCCCCCGTGCGCTCGGGAACCGGTCGATCCTGGCCGCCCCCTTCACCGAGGAGACGACGGTCAGGCTCAACAGGATCAAACAGCGCGAGAGCTACCGCCCCATCGCCCCGATCTGTCTGGAACAGGACGCGGGCCGATGGTTCGGCGGCGGCGTCCCCGACCCCTACATGCTGTACTTCAGCGAGGTCCGGTCAGGCGATCTGCGGGCGGTGACCCACGTCGACGGTACGGCCCGCACCCAGACCGTCGACCCGGCGGCGAACCCGGGAGTGGCCCGGCTGCTCACCGCCTTCGGCGAGCTGACCGGATTCAGCGTCCTCTGCAACACCTCCCTCAACTACTCGGGGCGCGGGTTCATCAACCGCACCAGCGATCTGATCGCGTACGGCGAACTCCATGGCCTGGATGGTTATGTCGTCAATGACACGTTCGTCACCCTGCGGCGGTAA
- a CDS encoding ribosome-inactivating family protein: MIRFLRDHFNPNIGTPPNPDARFVRVDFELDYGAKAVRVYVLKRNLYVQGWSIGHVGTAERYLAARGSQVAPEQPVPVRTDQRVSSNYSEAAPDFDIGGFHLITDLETLYNHVDKVVRTGSGAPGKAEEAFHRLIIMTAEMARFGGFCESFLTAWPELWSQYTRLPRPDGTETMYFNEAVKKWDDLSAVVRGTKPGLQYAGREVGPAEAGQIMGNGALHQ; encoded by the coding sequence ATGATTCGGTTTCTGCGCGACCACTTCAACCCGAACATCGGAACCCCACCGAATCCCGATGCGCGGTTCGTCCGGGTCGATTTCGAACTGGACTACGGGGCCAAGGCGGTCCGGGTCTACGTCCTGAAGCGGAATCTGTACGTCCAGGGCTGGTCGATCGGGCACGTCGGCACCGCGGAACGGTATCTCGCCGCCCGCGGAAGTCAGGTCGCACCCGAGCAACCGGTGCCCGTCCGGACGGATCAGCGTGTTTCATCGAATTACTCCGAGGCCGCCCCGGACTTCGATATCGGAGGGTTCCATCTGATCACCGACCTGGAAACCCTCTACAACCATGTGGACAAAGTGGTGAGGACCGGATCGGGAGCACCCGGAAAGGCCGAGGAGGCGTTTCACCGGCTCATCATCATGACGGCGGAGATGGCCCGGTTCGGCGGTTTCTGCGAGAGCTTCCTCACCGCATGGCCGGAACTCTGGTCCCAGTACACCCGGCTGCCGAGGCCGGACGGCACGGAGACCATGTACTTCAACGAAGCGGTCAAGAAGTGGGACGACCTCTCGGCCGTGGTCCGCGGGACGAAACCCGGCCTTCAGTACGCCGGACGCGAGGTGGGGCCGGCCGAAGCCGGACAGATCATGGGGAACGGCGCTCTGCACCAGTAG
- the hisN gene encoding histidinol-phosphatase has protein sequence MPPHADLELALQLADTADSITTRRFQARDLRIREKPDRTPVTDADTAVEAAVREALRSARPDDAFAGEETGGTVTAGRTWMVDPIDGTKNFLRGIPVWATLIALLEDGRPTVGVISAPALHSRWWAAAGSGARLRRGPADSTPLPLRVSGATRLDHAYLSTTSTRTWDVFHSSAAYLRLAAACWEDRAFGDFLQHCMVAEGTLDIAAEPVVNPWDITAVQILVEEAGGVCTDLLGAPPRSGTGALSANPLLHRLALQELSDRQSTDRQSTEKRRNGPPC, from the coding sequence ATGCCACCGCACGCCGATCTCGAACTGGCCCTGCAACTGGCCGATACCGCCGACAGCATCACCACCCGGCGTTTCCAAGCCCGTGACCTGCGGATCCGGGAGAAGCCCGACCGTACGCCGGTGACCGATGCGGACACCGCAGTCGAAGCAGCAGTACGCGAGGCACTGAGATCCGCCCGCCCGGACGACGCCTTCGCCGGAGAGGAGACCGGCGGGACCGTCACCGCAGGGCGCACCTGGATGGTCGACCCCATCGACGGCACCAAGAACTTCCTGCGCGGGATCCCGGTCTGGGCCACCCTGATCGCCCTGCTGGAGGACGGCCGGCCCACCGTCGGGGTGATCAGCGCCCCCGCCCTGCACAGCCGCTGGTGGGCGGCGGCCGGAAGCGGCGCCCGGCTGCGGCGCGGGCCCGCCGACAGCACCCCCCTGCCCCTGCGGGTCTCCGGCGCCACCCGCCTCGACCACGCCTATCTGTCCACCACCAGCACCCGCACCTGGGACGTCTTCCACTCGTCCGCCGCCTATCTGCGCCTGGCCGCAGCGTGCTGGGAGGACCGTGCCTTCGGGGACTTCCTCCAGCACTGCATGGTGGCCGAGGGCACCCTCGACATCGCGGCCGAACCGGTCGTGAACCCCTGGGACATCACCGCCGTCCAGATCCTCGTCGAGGAAGCGGGCGGAGTCTGCACCGATCTCCTGGGCGCCCCGCCCCGAAGCGGCACCGGCGCCCTCTCCGCCAACCCGCTGCTGCACCGGCTCGCCCTGCAAGAACTGTCGGACCGGCAATCCACAGACCGGCAATCCACAGAGAAACGGAGAAACGGACCACCATGCTGA